From the genome of Malus sylvestris chromosome 6, drMalSylv7.2, whole genome shotgun sequence, one region includes:
- the LOC126626305 gene encoding uncharacterized protein LOC126626305 isoform X1, with protein MHQISDFLQMGANVQCNNYFPGYYDAGNHNLIANDSKKDHNLSPEQHFGYYKESLKQTMLKQDTILRNQIQDLHLLYGRQRELMDGIRRNEFEKHQLKTEASWLTTALSQKSSVYVQKTLHAPSLPLVNPACSQISVSAAESIESPSCFVRGRNIQTCSYPTQTEGRSGDCELLESKCKKFQKNFDLELPADAYIDDEGEGFFVDGKVSEAPEVSSSRLKRFPEVLCNGDAKQFLGSEDDTSTSASLEKDSFDLNYVYKLEKGTSPTPGRQFLSKELIQDTRKRQDFEVFSNVLLQERKRKQEWSSIYEAGKRKRTLDSFPQGSHADQFYPSSSLLHEELKAAEPSPFHQSNQNSWSGRTIFGLQKPGSYSQSGPSGASSLCTPYQHIPQGEMENSGASCIAALRKPIHDFARFPIAVQALPCFNTPIPLGNSSKSSTIRPGINGDRLQLKHDLRSSTKHGSAFSLDDNFSNGSQLESKNSEVHRPHISLDNLIRTNDNIGIEHHGLTKDVLDSASVKSCKDINLNCVPTGCSLDAAISQSFQATTESEKLEASSEGLPWHRWNHNGKTDKGCDNSTQVEASDSLSKIIRDSTGHPSNSILNPPEEVKKRRKAVVLDLNAACESVLDPEIELTEQAVENEFDRKDFGFQIDLNSSVTGDEFSPTDSLSTGILLEAPASPENKECSPPRGESDENQVETPFLLPGQNDPENNERFPPVGESDQNQVETPFRLSGQEDPGNNVCPLPILEFDENQVDSTAAESLVSISSSKLHTCIVSTTDKPLETSCASLCWFAGIASSVVGGQENEGRVVISEELLPDGMDYFEVMSLNLTETKVEECCCCRSNCHNKEETSTTLLPDQPRKGRKRRGRQQKDFQSEILPNLASLSRHEVTEDLQTIEKLIGSSGKTRSFRCAAKLGLARGRRRSSISPSTVTENTLESLLKQIGGTSQFGKEERRSLICWGEVTRRRRGQRYPVSKPRLISGQV; from the exons ATGCATCAAATTTCAg ATTTTCTGCAAATGGGGGCAAATGTCCAGTGCAACAACTATTTCCCAGGATATTACGACGCAGGGAATCATAACTTAATTGCTAACGACAGTAAAAAGGATCATAACTTATCTCCAGAGCAGCATTTCGGGTACTACAAGGAGTCATTAAAGCAGACAATGCTCAAGCAAGACACAATACTTAGGAATCAG ATTCAGGACCTCCATCTGCTTTATGGAAGACAAAGGGAATTAATGGATGGAATAAGAAGGAATGAATTTGAGAAACATCAGCTGAAGACGGAGGCATCATGGTTGACTACTGCTTTGTCTCAGAAATCATCTGTTTATGTTCAAAAAACCCTTCACGCCCCTTCCTTGCCTTTGGTAAACCCTGCATGTAGTCAAATCTCTGTGTCAGCTGCTGAAAGTATAGAGTCACCTTCATGTTTTGTTCGAGGGAGGAACATACAGACATGCTCTTATCCTACTCAAACTGAAGGCCGTTCAGGAGACTGTGAATTGTTGGAATCCAAATGCAAGAAATTTCAGAAgaactttgatctcgaacttcCAGCCGATGCATACATTGatgatgaaggagaaggatTCTTTGTAGATGGAAAGGTTTCTGAAGCACCTGAAGTATCAAGTTCTCGTTTGAAAAGATTTCCAGAGGTTTTGTGTAATGGTGATGCAAAACAATTTCTTGGTTCTGAAGATGATACCTCAACTTCTGCATCATTAGAAAAAGATTCATTTGACTTAAATTATGTGTATAAGCTTGAGAAAGGAACATCTCCTACACCAGGCCGTCAGTTTTTATCTAAGGAACTTATCCAAGACACCCGGAAAAGACAGGATTTTGAAGTTTTCTCAAATGTTCTACtgcaagagagaaaaaggaaacaaGAGTGGTCATCCATTTATGAAGCTG ggaaaaggaaaagaacctTGGATTCTTTTCCTCAAGGTTCTCATGCAGATCAATTTTATCCTTCATCTAGTTTATTACATGAAGAGCTTAAGGCAGCTGAACCTTCACCCTTTCATCAGAGTAACCAGAATTCATGGAGTGGAAGAACAATTTTTGGTCTACAGAAGCCAGGAAGTTATAGCCAATCTGGACCAAGCGGAGCTTCTTCCTTGTGCACGCCATATCAACATATTCCTCAGGGTGAGATGGAAAATTCAGGGGCCTCATGCATTGCTGCTTTAAGAAAACCCATACACGACTTTGCACGGTTCCCAATAGCAGTTCAAGCACTCCCTTGTTTTAACACCCCCATACCATTAGGTAATAGTTCTAAATCGTCGACGATAAGGCCTGGGATCAATGGTGACAGGTTACAGTTGAAACATGATTTGAGATCTAGCACAAAACATGGTAGTGCCTTCTCTCTTGATGATAACTTTAGCAATGGCTCCCAGTTGGAATCCAAGAATTCAGAGGTCCACCGACCACACATCAGTTTAGATAATCTGATCCGGACTAATGACAATATAGGGATTGAACACCATGGCCTTACAAAAGACGTGTTGGATTCTGCAAGTGTCAAGTCTTGTAAGGATATTAACTTGAATTGTGTACCTACTGGTTGTTCTCTGGATGCTGCAATTTCCCAGAGTTTCCAAGCAACAACTGAATCAGAAAAGCTCGAAGCTTCTAGTGAGGGGTTGCCTTGGCATAGGTGGAACCATAATGGTAAAACTGACAAAGGATGTGATAATTCAACCCAGGTGGAGGCAAGTGATTCCTTAAGTAAAATAATTCGCGACTCTACTGGCCACCCCTCCAATTCCATTCTGAACCCACCTGAAGAAgtcaagaaaagaagaaaagctgTGGTACTTGATTTAAACGCAGCTTGCGAATCTGTGCTTGACCCAGAAATTGAACTTACAGAACAGGCAGTAGAGAATGAATTTGATAGGAAAGATTTTGGATTTCAAATTGACCTGAACTCGTCCGTAACTGGAGATGAGTTTTCACCAACGGACTCTCTCTCAACTGGAATTCTTTTGGAGGCACCTGCTAGTCCAGAAAACAAGGAGTGTTCTCCACCGAGAGGAGAATCAGATGAAAATCAAGTTGAGACACCTTTTCTGTTGCCAGGACAGAATGATCCGGAAAACAATGAGCGTTTTCCGCCAGTAGGAGAATCTGATCAAAATCAAGTGGAGACACCTTTTCGATTGTCAGGACAGGAAGATCCGGGAAACAATGTGTGTCCTCTGCCGATACTAGAATTTGATGAAAACCAAGTTGACAGTACTGCAGCAGAATCTTTGGTTTCCATTTCATCATCCAAGCTTCATACTTGTATCGTAAGCACCACGGACAAGCCACTTGAAACTTCATGTGCCTCCCTATGTTGGTTTGCTGGGATAGCTTCTTCAGTTGTAGGTGGTCAAGAGAACGAGGGTAGAGTGGTTATCAGCGAGGAGCTTCTACCTGATGGGATGGACTACTTTGAGGTCATGTCATTGAATTTAACTGAGACAAAAGTGGAAGAGTGCTGCTGCTGTAGAAGTAATTGCCACAATAAGGAAGAAACTAGTACCACTTTATTACCAGATCAGCCAAGGAAAGGCCGGAAAAGGAGGGGAAGGCAGCAGAAGGATTTCCAGAGCGAAATTCTCCCAAATCTTGCTTCTTTGTCAAGGCATGAGGTGACTGAAGATCTTCAGACAATAGAAAAGTTAATTGGGTCTTCTGGTAAAACAAGGTCGTTTAGATGCGCAGCTAAACTTGGGTTGGCGAGGGGGAGGAGAAGGTCCAGCATTTCTCCGTCCACTGTAACCGAGAATACTTTGGAATCACTGTTGAAGCAGATTGGTGGCACAAGTCAATTCGGAAAAGAGGAGAGAAGAAGTCTAATTTGTTGGGGAGAGGTAACTAGGCGGCGCAGAGGGCAGAGATATCCAGTTAGCAAGCCTCGGCTCATTTCAGGCCAAGTATAG
- the LOC126626305 gene encoding uncharacterized protein LOC126626305 isoform X2: protein MDGIRRNEFEKHQLKTEASWLTTALSQKSSVYVQKTLHAPSLPLVNPACSQISVSAAESIESPSCFVRGRNIQTCSYPTQTEGRSGDCELLESKCKKFQKNFDLELPADAYIDDEGEGFFVDGKVSEAPEVSSSRLKRFPEVLCNGDAKQFLGSEDDTSTSASLEKDSFDLNYVYKLEKGTSPTPGRQFLSKELIQDTRKRQDFEVFSNVLLQERKRKQEWSSIYEAGKRKRTLDSFPQGSHADQFYPSSSLLHEELKAAEPSPFHQSNQNSWSGRTIFGLQKPGSYSQSGPSGASSLCTPYQHIPQGEMENSGASCIAALRKPIHDFARFPIAVQALPCFNTPIPLGNSSKSSTIRPGINGDRLQLKHDLRSSTKHGSAFSLDDNFSNGSQLESKNSEVHRPHISLDNLIRTNDNIGIEHHGLTKDVLDSASVKSCKDINLNCVPTGCSLDAAISQSFQATTESEKLEASSEGLPWHRWNHNGKTDKGCDNSTQVEASDSLSKIIRDSTGHPSNSILNPPEEVKKRRKAVVLDLNAACESVLDPEIELTEQAVENEFDRKDFGFQIDLNSSVTGDEFSPTDSLSTGILLEAPASPENKECSPPRGESDENQVETPFLLPGQNDPENNERFPPVGESDQNQVETPFRLSGQEDPGNNVCPLPILEFDENQVDSTAAESLVSISSSKLHTCIVSTTDKPLETSCASLCWFAGIASSVVGGQENEGRVVISEELLPDGMDYFEVMSLNLTETKVEECCCCRSNCHNKEETSTTLLPDQPRKGRKRRGRQQKDFQSEILPNLASLSRHEVTEDLQTIEKLIGSSGKTRSFRCAAKLGLARGRRRSSISPSTVTENTLESLLKQIGGTSQFGKEERRSLICWGEVTRRRRGQRYPVSKPRLISGQV from the exons ATGGATGGAATAAGAAGGAATGAATTTGAGAAACATCAGCTGAAGACGGAGGCATCATGGTTGACTACTGCTTTGTCTCAGAAATCATCTGTTTATGTTCAAAAAACCCTTCACGCCCCTTCCTTGCCTTTGGTAAACCCTGCATGTAGTCAAATCTCTGTGTCAGCTGCTGAAAGTATAGAGTCACCTTCATGTTTTGTTCGAGGGAGGAACATACAGACATGCTCTTATCCTACTCAAACTGAAGGCCGTTCAGGAGACTGTGAATTGTTGGAATCCAAATGCAAGAAATTTCAGAAgaactttgatctcgaacttcCAGCCGATGCATACATTGatgatgaaggagaaggatTCTTTGTAGATGGAAAGGTTTCTGAAGCACCTGAAGTATCAAGTTCTCGTTTGAAAAGATTTCCAGAGGTTTTGTGTAATGGTGATGCAAAACAATTTCTTGGTTCTGAAGATGATACCTCAACTTCTGCATCATTAGAAAAAGATTCATTTGACTTAAATTATGTGTATAAGCTTGAGAAAGGAACATCTCCTACACCAGGCCGTCAGTTTTTATCTAAGGAACTTATCCAAGACACCCGGAAAAGACAGGATTTTGAAGTTTTCTCAAATGTTCTACtgcaagagagaaaaaggaaacaaGAGTGGTCATCCATTTATGAAGCTG ggaaaaggaaaagaacctTGGATTCTTTTCCTCAAGGTTCTCATGCAGATCAATTTTATCCTTCATCTAGTTTATTACATGAAGAGCTTAAGGCAGCTGAACCTTCACCCTTTCATCAGAGTAACCAGAATTCATGGAGTGGAAGAACAATTTTTGGTCTACAGAAGCCAGGAAGTTATAGCCAATCTGGACCAAGCGGAGCTTCTTCCTTGTGCACGCCATATCAACATATTCCTCAGGGTGAGATGGAAAATTCAGGGGCCTCATGCATTGCTGCTTTAAGAAAACCCATACACGACTTTGCACGGTTCCCAATAGCAGTTCAAGCACTCCCTTGTTTTAACACCCCCATACCATTAGGTAATAGTTCTAAATCGTCGACGATAAGGCCTGGGATCAATGGTGACAGGTTACAGTTGAAACATGATTTGAGATCTAGCACAAAACATGGTAGTGCCTTCTCTCTTGATGATAACTTTAGCAATGGCTCCCAGTTGGAATCCAAGAATTCAGAGGTCCACCGACCACACATCAGTTTAGATAATCTGATCCGGACTAATGACAATATAGGGATTGAACACCATGGCCTTACAAAAGACGTGTTGGATTCTGCAAGTGTCAAGTCTTGTAAGGATATTAACTTGAATTGTGTACCTACTGGTTGTTCTCTGGATGCTGCAATTTCCCAGAGTTTCCAAGCAACAACTGAATCAGAAAAGCTCGAAGCTTCTAGTGAGGGGTTGCCTTGGCATAGGTGGAACCATAATGGTAAAACTGACAAAGGATGTGATAATTCAACCCAGGTGGAGGCAAGTGATTCCTTAAGTAAAATAATTCGCGACTCTACTGGCCACCCCTCCAATTCCATTCTGAACCCACCTGAAGAAgtcaagaaaagaagaaaagctgTGGTACTTGATTTAAACGCAGCTTGCGAATCTGTGCTTGACCCAGAAATTGAACTTACAGAACAGGCAGTAGAGAATGAATTTGATAGGAAAGATTTTGGATTTCAAATTGACCTGAACTCGTCCGTAACTGGAGATGAGTTTTCACCAACGGACTCTCTCTCAACTGGAATTCTTTTGGAGGCACCTGCTAGTCCAGAAAACAAGGAGTGTTCTCCACCGAGAGGAGAATCAGATGAAAATCAAGTTGAGACACCTTTTCTGTTGCCAGGACAGAATGATCCGGAAAACAATGAGCGTTTTCCGCCAGTAGGAGAATCTGATCAAAATCAAGTGGAGACACCTTTTCGATTGTCAGGACAGGAAGATCCGGGAAACAATGTGTGTCCTCTGCCGATACTAGAATTTGATGAAAACCAAGTTGACAGTACTGCAGCAGAATCTTTGGTTTCCATTTCATCATCCAAGCTTCATACTTGTATCGTAAGCACCACGGACAAGCCACTTGAAACTTCATGTGCCTCCCTATGTTGGTTTGCTGGGATAGCTTCTTCAGTTGTAGGTGGTCAAGAGAACGAGGGTAGAGTGGTTATCAGCGAGGAGCTTCTACCTGATGGGATGGACTACTTTGAGGTCATGTCATTGAATTTAACTGAGACAAAAGTGGAAGAGTGCTGCTGCTGTAGAAGTAATTGCCACAATAAGGAAGAAACTAGTACCACTTTATTACCAGATCAGCCAAGGAAAGGCCGGAAAAGGAGGGGAAGGCAGCAGAAGGATTTCCAGAGCGAAATTCTCCCAAATCTTGCTTCTTTGTCAAGGCATGAGGTGACTGAAGATCTTCAGACAATAGAAAAGTTAATTGGGTCTTCTGGTAAAACAAGGTCGTTTAGATGCGCAGCTAAACTTGGGTTGGCGAGGGGGAGGAGAAGGTCCAGCATTTCTCCGTCCACTGTAACCGAGAATACTTTGGAATCACTGTTGAAGCAGATTGGTGGCACAAGTCAATTCGGAAAAGAGGAGAGAAGAAGTCTAATTTGTTGGGGAGAGGTAACTAGGCGGCGCAGAGGGCAGAGATATCCAGTTAGCAAGCCTCGGCTCATTTCAGGCCAAGTATAG